In Uranotaenia lowii strain MFRU-FL chromosome 2, ASM2978415v1, whole genome shotgun sequence, one genomic interval encodes:
- the LOC129745398 gene encoding CD63 antigen-like, producing the protein MPSVGVACIRYLVFFFNFLFAITGLVVIVTGAIIQSSYHHYSNFLGESFWTAPIVLIVIGSVIFVVACFGCCGAAKESPCMIITFSVFLGLVFLAEIGIGVAGYYKHEELSGILEKGFNETLDNYSNSLPAQEAWNLVQSEMKCCGVNGPEDWEPIFKNDTVPKSCCHELPMGVNKCTRKYADPQGCFPKLSAFLGSKSLILAGIGIGLAAVQIVAVLLACCLYGSFRRQYETV; encoded by the exons ATGCCGTCGGTCGGAGTCGCGTGTATTAGATATTtggtgtttttcttcaatttcctgTTTGCG ATCACCGGATTGGTCGTCATCGTAACCGGTGCAATCATTCAGTCATCCTATCACCATTATTCGAACTTTCTCG GTGAAAGCTTCTGGACTGCCCCCATCGTGCTGATTGTCATCGGatcggtcatttttgtcgttgcCTGTTTCGGATGCTGCGGTGCCGCCAAGGAAAGTCCATGTATGATCATTACG TTTTCCGTCTTTTTGGGGCTGGTGTTCCTGGCCGAGATCGGAATCGGAGTGGCCGGCTACTACAAGCACGAGGAGCTGAGCGGAATTTTGGAGAAAGGCTTCAACGAAACGCTGGACAACTACTCGAACAGTCTGCCCGCCCAGGAGGCCTGGAATCTGGTCCAATCTGAGATGAAATGCTGCGGCGTTAATGGACCGGAGGATTGGGAACCCATTTTCAAGAACGACACGGTACCGAAATCGTGCTGCCACGAGCTACCGATGGGGGTGAATAAGTGCACCCGGAAGTACGCGGATCCGCAGGGCTGTTTCCCCAAGCTGTCCGCCTTCCTCGGATCGAAATCGCTCATCCTGGCCGGAATTGGAATTGGATTGGCTGCTGTGCAG